A single Balaenoptera ricei isolate mBalRic1 chromosome 13, mBalRic1.hap2, whole genome shotgun sequence DNA region contains:
- the DCTN1 gene encoding dynactin subunit 1 isoform X7, with protein MSAEASARPLRVGSRVEVIGKGYRGTVAYVGATLFATGKWVGVILDEAKGKNDGTVQGRKYFTCDEGHGIFVRQSQIQVFEDGADTTSPETPDSSASKVLRREGTDSNAKTSKLPTRPASTGVAGASSSLGPSGSASAGELSSSEPSTPAQTPLAAPIIPTPALTSPGAAPPLPSPSKEEEGLRAQVRDLEEKLETLRLKRAEDKAKLKELEKHKIQLEQVQEWKSKMQEQQADLQRRLKEARKEAKEALEAKERYMEEMADTADAIEMATLDKEMAEERAESLQQEVEALKERVDELTTDLEILKAEIEEKGSDGAASSYQLKQLEEQNARLKDALVRMRDLSSSEKQEHVKLQKLMEKKNQELEVVRQQRERLQEELSQAESTIDELKEQVDAALGAEEMVEMLTDRNLNLEEKVRELRETVGDLEAMNEMNDELQENARETELELREQLDMAGTRVREAQKRVEAAQETVADYQQTIKKYRQLTAHLQDVNRELTNQQEASVERQQQPPPETFDFKIKFAETKAHAKAIEMELRQMEVAQANRHMSLLTAFMPDSFLRPGGDHDCVLVLLLMPRLICKAELIRKQAQEKFELSENCSERPGLRGAVGEQLSFAAGLVYSLSLLQATLHRYEHALSQCSVDVYKKVGSLYPEMSAHERSLDFLIELLHKDQLDETVNVEPLTKAIKYYQHLYSIHLSEQPEDSTIQLADHIKFTQSALDCMSVEVGRLRAFLQGGQEASDIALLLRDLETSCSDIRQFCKKIRRRMPGTDAPGIPAALAFGPQVSDTLLDCRKHLTWVVAVLQEVAAAAAQLIAPLAENEGLPVAALEELAFKAGEQIYGTPSSSPYECLRQSCNILISTMNKLATAMQEGEYDAERPPSKPPPVELRAAALRAEITDAEGLGLKLEDRETVIKELKKSLKIKGEELSEANVRLSLLEKKLDSAAKDADERIEKVQTRLEETQALLRKKEKEFEETMDALQADIDQLEAEKAELKQRLNSQSKRTIEGLRGPPPSGIATLVSGIAGGGASGQALGSVPGPGLVKDSPLLLQQISAMRLHISQLQHENSILKGAQMKASLAALPPLHVAKLSLLPREGPGSDLAAGVLYRKTNQLLETLNQLSTHTHVVDITRTSPAAKSPSAQLLEQVAQLKSLSDTIEKLKDEVLKETVSQRPGATVPTDFATFPSSAFLRAKEEQQDDTVYMGKVTFSCAAGLGQRHRLVLTQEQLHQLHGRLIS; from the exons CCCACCCGCCCAGCCAGCACTGGGGTAGCTGGGGCCAGTAGTTCCCTGGGCCCCTCTGGCTCAGCATCAGCAGGTGAGCTGAGCAGCAGTGAGCCCAGCACCCCAGCTCAGACTCCGCTGGCGGCACCCATCATCCCCACGCCAGCCCTCACCTCTCCTGGAGCAGCCCCACCGCTTCCTTCCCCGTCTAAG gaggaggaggggctgagggCCCAAGTGCGGGACCTGGAGGAGAAACTGGAGACCCTGCGACTGAAACGTGCAGAAGACAAGGCAAAGCTAAAAGAGCTGGAGAAACACAAGATTCAGCTGGAGCAGGTGCAGGAATGGAAAAGCAAAATGCAGGAGCAGCAGGCAGACCTGCAGCGGCGCCTCAAAGAGGCTCGGAAG GAAGCCAAGGAGGCACTAGAGGCAAAGGAACGCTACATGGAGGAGATGGCTGACACTGCTGATGCCATCGAGATGGCCACTCTGGATAAGGAGATGGCTGAAGAGCGGGCTGAGTCCCTACAGCAAGAGGTGGAGGCGCTGAAGGAGCGTGTGGACGAGCTCACCACTGACTTGGAGATCCTCAAGGCTGAGATTGAAGAGAAGG GCTCAGATGGCGCTGCGTCCAGTTACCAGCTCAAGCAGCTTGAGGAGCAGAACGCCCGCCTAAAGGATGCCCTAGTGAG AATGCGGGATCTTTCTTCCTCCGAGAAGCAGGAGCACGTGAAACTCCAGAAGCTCATGGAAAAGAAGAACCAAGAGCTGGAAGTTGTGAGGCAACAGCGGGAGCGTCTGCAGGAGGAGCTGAGCCAGGCAGAGAGCACCATTGATGAGCTCAAGGAGCAG GTGGACGCTGCTCTGGGTGCTGAGGAGATGGTGGAGATGCTGACAGACCGGAACCTGAATCTGGAAGAGAAAGTGCGGGAATTGAGAGAAACCGTGGGGGACTTG GAagcaatgaatgaaatgaacGATGAGCTGCAGGAGAATGCACGTGAGACAGAACTGGAGCTGCGGGAGCAGCTGGATATGGCGGGTACACGGGTGCGAGAGGCCCAGAAGCGTGTGGAGGCGGCCCAGGAGACAGTTGCAGACTATCAGCAGACCATCAAGAAGTATCGCCAGCTGACCGCCCACCTGCAG GATGTGAACCGGGAACTGACAAACCAGCAGGAAGCATCTGTGGAGAGGCAGCAGCAGCCACCACCAGAGACTTTTGACTTCAAAATCAAGTTTGCTGAGACTAAGGCCCATGCCAAG GCAATTGAGATGGAATTGAGGCAGATGGAGGTGGCACAGGCCAACCGGCACATGTCCCTGCTGACAGCCTTCATGCCTGACAGCTTCCTTCGGCCAGGTGGGGACCACGACTGCGTCCTGGTGCTGCTGCTCATGCCTCGTCTCATTTGCAAG GCAGAGCTAATCCGGAAGCAGGCCCAGGAGAAGTTTGAACTAAGTGAGAACTGTTCAGAGCGGCCAGGACTTCGAGGAGCTGTGGGGGAGCAGCTCAGCTTTGCTGCTGGGCTGGTGTATTCGCTGAGTTTGCTGCAGGCCACACTCCACCGTTATGAGCA TGCCCTCTCTCAGTGCAGTGTGGACGTGTATAAGAAAGTGGGCAGCCTCTACCCTGAGATGAGTGCCCACGAACGCTCCTTGGATTTTCTCATTGAGCTGCTGCACAAGGATCAGCTGGACGAGACTGTCAACGTAGAGCCTCTCACCAAAGCCATCAAGTACTACCAG CATCTGTACAGCATCCACCTCTCTGAACAACCGGAGGACAGTACCATACAGCTGGCTGACCACATTAAG TTCACCCAGAGTGCCCTGGACTGCATGAGTGTGGAGGTGGGACGGCTGCGGGCCTTCTTGCAG GGTGGGCAGGAGGCTTCAGATATTGCCCTCCTGCTCCGGGACCTGGAAACTTCATGCAGTGATATCCGCCAGTTCTGCAAGAAGATCCGCAGGCGAATGCCAGGGACAGATGCTCCTGGGATCCCAGCTGCACTGGCCTTTGGACCACAG GTATCCGACACACTCCTAGACTGCAGGAAACACCTGACGTGGGTGGTGGCTGTGCTGCAGGAGGTGGCCGCTGCTGCTGCCCAGCTCATTGCCCCACTGGCAGAGAATGAAGGCCTGCCTGTGGCTGCCCTGGAGGAGCTGGCTTTCAAAGCAGGCGAGCAG ATCTACGGGACCCCCTCCAGCAGCCCCTATGAGTGTCTGCGCCAGTCATGCAACATCTTGATCAGTACCATGAACAAGTTGGCCACAGCCATGCAGGAGGGAGAGTATGATGCAGAACGGCCCCCTAGCAAG CCTCCCCCAGTTGAACTGAGGGCTGCAGCCCTTCGTGCAGAGATCACAGATGCTGAAGGCCTGGGCTTGAAGCTTGAAGATCGAGAGACAGTTATCAAGGAGTTGAAGAAGTCACTCAAGATCAAG GGGGAAGAGCTCAGTGAGGCCAATGTGCGGCTGAGCCTCCTGGAGAAGAAGCTGGACAGTGCAGCCAAGGATGCAGATGAGCGCATCGAGAAAGTCCAGACTCGGCTGGAGGAGACCCAGGCGCTGCTGCGGAAGAAAGAGAA AGAGTTTGAGGAGACGATGGATGCACTTCAGGCTGACATTGACCAGCTGGAAGCAGAGAAAGCAGAGTTAAAGCAGCGATTGAACAGCCAGTCCAAGCGCACGATCGAGGGGCTCCGGGGTCCCCCTCCCTCGGGTATTGCTACCCTGGTGTCTGGCATTGCTGGTG GAGGTGCCTCTGGGCAGGCTCTGGGATctgtgccaggcccagggctggTGAAGGACTCACCACTGCTGCTTCAGCAGATCTCTGCCATGAGGCTGCACATCTCCCAGCTCCAGCATGAGAACAGCATCCTCAAG GGAGCCCAGATGAAGGCATCCTTAGCAGCCCTGCCCCCTCTGCACGTGGCAAAGCTCTCTCTCCTACCCCGTGAAGGCCCTGGCAGTGATCTAGCTGCTGGAGTGCTGTATCGTAAGACTAACCAGCTGCTGGAGACATTGAATCAGTTGAGCACACACACCCATGTCGTGGACATCACCCGCACCAGCCCTG CTGCCAAGAGCCCATCGGCCCAGCTCCTGGAGCAAGTGGCTCAGCTCAAGTCCCTAAGCGACACCATCGAGAAGCTCAAG GATGAGGTCCTTAAGGAGACTGTATCTCAGCGCCCTGGAGCCACGGTCCCCACTGACTTTGCCACCTTCCCTTCATCAGCCTTCCTCAGG GCCAAGGAAGAGCAGCAGGACGACACTGTATACATGGGCAAAGTGACCTTCTCGTGTGCTGCTGGCCTTGGACAGCGACACCGGCTGGTGCTCACCCAGGAGCAGCTGCACCAGCTTCATGGTCGCCTCATCTCCTAA